A genomic window from Helicobacter suis HS1 includes:
- a CDS encoding SEL1-like repeat protein, whose translation MKNYWLKRWAAYFVLILLVGISLRAGDVSTFIATEKASALVQEGMADQSQGRYKQAYQAYKAAHDKKEDLGAALLATLLYQGLGVKADPFEAKTLFESVLRNGKDYTTILVAHLGLAGMISKGIGMNKDPKKALKMYRAILLKDIHASASGTVLAGTAHATQDDPIWGTGILLGMGLLSLPFFHTIDLKHLNVRAFNQVPIRKHFTGITLYRIGMAYKEGIGTKVKPKKAIKFLEKAVEFGNEEAMKPFRVFALKALAVVSNTKVKLKKSFYFKESQKC comes from the coding sequence ATGAAAAATTATTGGTTAAAAAGATGGGCAGCGTACTTTGTTTTAATTTTGCTTGTAGGGATATCTTTAAGAGCAGGGGATGTTAGCACATTCATAGCAACAGAGAAGGCTAGCGCTCTTGTACAAGAAGGAATGGCAGATCAGAGTCAAGGGCGGTATAAACAAGCCTACCAAGCCTACAAAGCAGCCCATGATAAAAAAGAGGACTTAGGCGCAGCGCTTTTAGCAACTTTACTATACCAAGGACTTGGGGTAAAGGCCGATCCTTTTGAGGCAAAAACTTTATTTGAGTCGGTTTTGCGTAACGGAAAGGATTATACGACCATACTTGTAGCGCATTTAGGGCTTGCTGGTATGATCTCAAAGGGCATAGGCATGAACAAAGACCCTAAAAAAGCACTGAAAATGTATCGGGCAATCCTGCTTAAAGATATCCACGCATCAGCCAGTGGGACAGTTCTAGCAGGAACTGCCCATGCTACTCAAGACGACCCTATATGGGGAACGGGAATATTGTTAGGAATGGGTTTGCTCAGCCTGCCCTTCTTTCACACCATTGATCTTAAACATCTCAATGTACGAGCGTTCAATCAAGTCCCCATAAGAAAGCACTTTACAGGTATCACCCTTTATAGAATTGGCATGGCTTATAAAGAGGGCATTGGTACGAAAGTAAAACCCAAAAAGGCTATTAAGTTTCTTGAAAAGGCGGTGGAGTTTGGAAATGAGGAAGCAATGAAGCCTTTCAGAGTCTTTGCGCTCAAGGCACTAGCTGTAGTGAGCAACACAAAAGTGAAATTGAAAAAATCATTTTATTTTAAGGAGAGTCAAAAATGTTAA
- a CDS encoding tetratricopeptide repeat protein, translating into MLKSVLRVALVGALCLGGVQAKGEGDQYFSMGKKAFEHKDYYKALEYLQKAADMGNVAAYSMLGGMYFNGEGVGKDYQKALEYSQKAAKAGVAEAYFNLGVMYYQGKV; encoded by the coding sequence ATGTTAAAAAGTGTTTTGCGTGTAGCGTTGGTAGGCGCGCTTTGTTTAGGTGGTGTACAGGCTAAAGGAGAGGGTGATCAGTATTTTTCAATGGGTAAAAAAGCTTTTGAACATAAAGATTACTATAAAGCTTTAGAGTATCTTCAAAAGGCTGCAGACATGGGAAATGTTGCGGCTTATTCCATGTTGGGAGGCATGTATTTTAATGGAGAGGGTGTGGGAAAAGATTATCAAAAAGCTCTGGAATACAGTCAAAAGGCTGCAAAAGCAGGCGTTGCTGAGGCTTATTTCAACTTGGGGGTGATGTATTATCAAGGGAAGGTGTAG
- a CDS encoding SEL1-like repeat protein — protein MGNAEACYDLGVMYEKGEGVAKDLQKSEEYFKKACELGYKNACE, from the coding sequence ATGGGAAATGCTGAGGCTTGTTACGATTTGGGGGTCATGTATGAGAAGGGAGAGGGTGTGGCAAAAGATCTGCAGAAGTCTGAGGAGTATTTCAAAAAGGCCTGTGAGCTAGGATATAAGAATGCGTGTGAATAA
- a CDS encoding MiaB/RimO family radical SAM methylthiotransferase gives MLGRLANYDLTQEINLADVIIINTCGFIQAAKEESVRVLLEAINGRKEGALVVASGCLSERYKKQLAAELPEIDIFTGVGDYDRIDALLTSKQSQFSKRVFLAGEQKRTITGSKVHAYVKLSEGCNQNCSFCAIPSFKGRLQSKSIERILKEVEILAKQGFSDISFIAQDSSSYLLDQNVKDGLIKLIKAIDTQQMIKSARIFYLYPTSTTLELIESIANSPIFANYFDMPIQHISDRMLKTMRRNSNKANHLKLLEAMHAIPNRFLRTTLLLGHPHENSSDIEELQDFLQSFSFDRINLFAFSAEENTAAYKWPQLSQEDISARLDQINPLIEQQVQNSMQGLVGQTLEVIVEGLSEDGLFLKARDRRWGLEIDGEILINESLLDKIPPGYYKVLCHTYKEGVLLGRIVG, from the coding sequence ATGTTAGGTAGGCTAGCTAATTATGATCTCACCCAAGAGATTAACTTAGCTGATGTGATCATCATTAATACTTGCGGGTTTATCCAAGCGGCTAAAGAGGAAAGTGTACGCGTTTTATTAGAGGCTATTAATGGACGCAAAGAGGGGGCGTTAGTGGTTGCTAGTGGGTGTTTGAGTGAGCGCTATAAAAAGCAATTAGCAGCAGAATTACCCGAAATTGATATTTTTACCGGTGTAGGCGATTATGATCGAATCGATGCGCTTTTAACTAGCAAACAAAGCCAATTTTCTAAGCGGGTTTTTTTAGCTGGAGAGCAAAAACGCACAATCACCGGTTCAAAAGTCCATGCTTATGTTAAACTCTCTGAGGGGTGTAATCAAAATTGTAGTTTTTGTGCTATCCCTAGCTTTAAGGGGCGTTTACAAAGCAAGAGCATTGAGCGCATTTTAAAAGAAGTAGAAATTTTAGCCAAACAGGGGTTTAGCGATATTAGCTTTATTGCCCAAGATTCTAGCTCTTATCTATTAGATCAAAATGTTAAAGACGGGTTAATCAAACTCATTAAAGCCATTGACACGCAGCAAATGATTAAAAGCGCGCGCATTTTTTATCTCTATCCTACTTCCACCACTTTAGAGCTGATAGAGAGTATTGCTAACTCGCCTATCTTTGCTAATTACTTTGACATGCCTATCCAACACATTTCAGATCGTATGTTAAAAACCATGCGGCGCAATTCTAATAAGGCTAATCACCTCAAACTGTTAGAAGCCATGCACGCTATCCCCAATCGCTTTTTACGCACCACGCTACTACTAGGACACCCACATGAAAATAGTAGCGATATTGAGGAATTACAAGACTTTTTACAAAGCTTTAGTTTTGATCGCATTAATCTTTTTGCATTCAGTGCTGAGGAAAACACAGCGGCTTATAAATGGCCCCAGTTAAGCCAAGAGGATATTAGTGCCCGCTTAGATCAAATTAACCCCCTTATTGAGCAACAAGTACAAAACTCCATGCAAGGGCTTGTGGGGCAGACTTTAGAGGTGATTGTAGAGGGGTTAAGTGAAGATGGGCTGTTTTTAAAAGCAAGGGATCGGCGCTGGGGTTTAGAAATTGATGGGGAGATTTTAATTAATGAAAGTTTACTTGATAAAATCCCACCGGGATATTATAAAGTCCTTTGCCACACTTATAAAGAGGGAGTGTTGCTAGGTAGGATTGTGGGCTAA
- a CDS encoding phosphoribosyltransferase encodes MRLYYAYPDFKQDVVSLAKLIEQDFKPQALISILRGGMTLAHFLGIYWDIKAIYAINASSYGLDRTQSNLEIENIPLIKPQHKEVLIVDEIVDSGKSFIGVLEVLTRQYPQVHFKSAVLFAHKSASFKADYILKEATSWIDFFWEVDTQEG; translated from the coding sequence ATGCGTTTATATTATGCGTACCCGGATTTTAAACAAGATGTGGTGAGTTTAGCTAAATTAATAGAGCAAGATTTTAAACCCCAAGCGCTCATTTCAATTTTACGCGGTGGCATGACTTTAGCCCATTTTCTAGGGATTTATTGGGATATTAAGGCTATTTATGCCATTAATGCGAGTTCTTATGGGTTAGATCGCACTCAAAGCAATTTAGAGATTGAAAACATTCCGCTTATTAAACCACAACATAAAGAAGTTTTAATCGTTGATGAAATTGTAGATAGCGGGAAGAGCTTTATTGGCGTACTAGAAGTTTTAACGCGCCAGTACCCACAGGTGCATTTTAAAAGCGCGGTACTCTTTGCCCATAAAAGCGCGTCTTTTAAAGCAGATTATATCCTTAAAGAAGCCACTTCATGGATTGATTTCTTTTGGGAAGTAGACACACAGGAGGGTTAG
- a CDS encoding pyridoxal-phosphate-dependent aminotransferase family protein yields MQPLLFTPGPTLIHPSIATTLSQPIIHHRTAEFEAIFAQVRAHLKEMIGLPEVLTLVSSGTGGMQAALVQFVKPSNQPALLVLNNGKFGTRFTQIAKAHSLNAIEIKNAWNEPISPKQVQEVLNKNSDLKAVALQVCDSSGGLRLDFEGICRVIKAHNPEILIIVDAITALGVEALDVSCVDVLIGGSQKAFMCPVGLSILGLSALAISKLEDRDYYFNLSLELKNQQKNTTAFTAGISHILALQTYFKCVEQLGGLSALYNATKKRALATQKALEALHLQIYPKVPALSMATIYEREASKIKKHLLNCYGVQVAGGQDHLKTCLLRINHMGLIEIYQIAWVLNALEQTLVDLKLHKSFEGVAIKAFMQEYY; encoded by the coding sequence ATGCAACCCCTACTCTTCACCCCCGGACCAACTCTTATTCACCCCAGCATTGCCACCACTTTAAGCCAACCCATTATCCACCACCGCACAGCCGAATTTGAAGCTATTTTCGCACAGGTTAGGGCGCATTTAAAAGAAATGATTGGTTTGCCTGAAGTGCTCACTTTAGTGAGTAGTGGTACAGGTGGCATGCAAGCAGCCTTAGTGCAGTTTGTCAAACCCAGTAACCAGCCCGCTTTATTGGTACTAAATAATGGTAAATTTGGTACGCGTTTTACCCAAATTGCTAAAGCCCATAGCCTAAATGCCATAGAAATTAAAAATGCATGGAATGAACCCATTAGCCCTAAACAGGTACAAGAAGTGCTTAATAAAAATTCTGATCTTAAAGCTGTTGCTTTGCAGGTATGTGACTCCTCAGGGGGGTTAAGGCTAGATTTTGAGGGTATTTGTAGAGTAATCAAAGCCCATAACCCTGAAATTTTGATCATTGTAGATGCCATTACAGCTTTAGGGGTAGAAGCCTTAGATGTGAGTTGTGTTGATGTTTTAATTGGGGGTAGCCAAAAGGCTTTCATGTGCCCTGTTGGGCTGAGCATTCTAGGGCTTAGCGCGCTTGCAATCTCTAAACTAGAAGATCGCGATTATTATTTTAATTTGTCTTTAGAATTGAAAAACCAGCAAAAAAACACCACCGCTTTTACAGCCGGCATTTCTCATATCCTAGCCTTACAAACTTATTTTAAATGCGTAGAACAACTAGGCGGATTGAGCGCCCTTTATAACGCCACTAAAAAGCGCGCTCTAGCCACTCAAAAAGCCTTAGAAGCCTTGCATTTACAAATCTATCCTAAAGTGCCCGCCTTAAGCATGGCAACTATTTACGAGCGCGAGGCTTCTAAAATTAAAAAACATTTATTAAATTGCTATGGTGTGCAGGTTGCCGGAGGACAAGATCACCTTAAAACTTGTCTTTTGCGCATTAATCATATGGGATTAATAGAGATCTATCAGATTGCTTGGGTGCTAAATGCTTTAGAGCAAACTTTAGTGGATTTAAAATTGCATAAGAGTTTTGAGGGTGTGGCGATTAAAGCGTTCATGCAAGAGTACTACTAA
- a CDS encoding restriction endonuclease subunit S, which produces MEWVRLGEVLDYEQPTKYIVNSTNYDNAHKTPVLTAGQTFILGYTNETQGVYLATPERPCIIFDDFTTSFHWVDFAFKVKSSAIKILTLKKPVQINFKFVFYAMQCIRFNPTQHERHWIKRCANFPIPLPPLPIQEKIIRVLDPLSALTGG; this is translated from the coding sequence GTGGAGTGGGTGAGATTGGGGGAGGTGTTAGACTATGAACAACCTACAAAATACATTGTTAACTCTACAAATTACGACAATGCTCATAAAACCCCAGTTTTAACAGCGGGGCAAACTTTTATACTAGGCTATACCAATGAAACACAAGGGGTTTATCTGGCAACACCAGAACGACCATGTATTATTTTTGATGACTTCACTACCTCTTTTCATTGGGTTGATTTTGCATTTAAGGTAAAATCCTCAGCCATAAAAATTTTAACACTGAAAAAACCTGTTCAGATTAATTTCAAGTTTGTTTTTTACGCTATGCAATGTATTCGTTTTAACCCAACCCAACATGAACGCCATTGGATTAAGAGATGTGCAAATTTCCCTATCCCCCTCCCCCCTTTACCCATTCAAGAAAAAATCATCCGTGTATTAGACCCTTTGAGCGCTTTAACGGGGGGTTAG
- the rplS gene encoding 50S ribosomal protein L19, with the protein MKNRYLKSFEDAQIKVEPPRFKAGDTLKLGIRIQEGDKMRTQNFEGVCISLRGSGVGKTFCVRKIGANGVGVERIFPLYAASLVSIEVLRVGRVRRAKLYYLRHRKGKAARIKEVRKKELV; encoded by the coding sequence ATGAAAAACCGCTATCTAAAATCCTTTGAAGATGCGCAGATTAAAGTAGAACCCCCCAGGTTTAAAGCAGGAGACACGCTAAAATTAGGGATTCGTATCCAAGAAGGCGATAAAATGCGTACCCAGAATTTTGAGGGAGTGTGCATTAGTTTGCGCGGCTCTGGAGTGGGTAAAACCTTTTGTGTCCGTAAAATTGGCGCGAATGGTGTGGGCGTAGAGAGGATTTTTCCCTTATATGCGGCAAGTTTGGTGAGTATTGAAGTTTTACGGGTAGGGCGTGTACGCCGGGCTAAACTTTACTATTTGCGCCACAGAAAAGGCAAGGCAGCGCGCATTAAAGAAGTACGCAAAAAAGAGTTGGTTTAG
- the trmD gene encoding tRNA (guanosine(37)-N1)-methyltransferase TrmD: protein MHFSLLTLFPKLLSFYFEDSILKRALERAIFSLEIINMRSFSPHKFKRADFPLVSGGAGQILDPYMVENALKSVDSGHVIFLSPVGKPYNQQDAKRLANYAHLVLVCGRYDGFDERLVERHADEVLSVGDFVLTGGELAALCICDSVARLLEGTLGNSASLEKESFENNLLEAPNFANTYKLPTNAPSCTQLPTISEYSKGNHAKIASVMRDLSIKRTQYYYPSLYHLDKSLQCFSQQHKKG from the coding sequence ATGCATTTTAGTTTACTCACCCTTTTTCCCAAATTGCTTTCTTTTTATTTTGAGGATTCTATTTTAAAACGGGCTTTGGAGCGCGCCATTTTTAGCCTAGAGATTATCAATATGCGCTCTTTTTCTCCTCATAAATTTAAGCGCGCTGATTTTCCTTTAGTGAGCGGGGGTGCGGGGCAGATTTTAGACCCTTACATGGTTGAAAATGCCCTTAAGAGTGTAGATAGTGGGCATGTGATCTTTTTAAGCCCTGTGGGCAAACCTTATAACCAACAAGATGCTAAAAGATTAGCTAATTATGCGCATTTGGTGCTAGTGTGTGGGCGTTATGATGGATTTGATGAGCGCTTGGTTGAAAGACATGCCGATGAGGTGCTCAGTGTGGGCGATTTTGTACTCACTGGGGGGGAATTAGCTGCCCTTTGTATCTGTGATAGTGTAGCCCGGCTACTAGAGGGGACTTTAGGTAATAGCGCTTCTTTAGAAAAAGAAAGTTTTGAAAATAATCTATTAGAAGCCCCCAACTTTGCTAACACCTATAAATTACCCACCAATGCCCCCAGTTGTACGCAGTTACCCACGATTTCAGAGTATTCAAAGGGAAACCATGCTAAAATAGCGTCGGTTATGCGTGATTTATCTATCAAGCGGACTCAATATTATTATCCGTCTCTCTACCACTTAGATAAGTCTTTGCAATGTTTCTCTCAACAACACAAGAAAGGTTAA
- the rimM gene encoding ribosome maturation factor RimM (Essential for efficient processing of 16S rRNA), which translates to MRIEDLLVVGVIGRCVGLLGGLKLFLKGNCLECLQKGAQVYAYHIGSPRSLSIKQYIAKPSLIFFEGLETPELAKTLTGYTLAMSEKETLKYCHLAEGEFLYSQLIGLEIEEEGTILGRVVSVDDLASMAYLRVQSSNKSFLIPYIARYILRVDLSTQRIYTQDSKGLLEES; encoded by the coding sequence ATGAGAATAGAGGATTTATTAGTAGTGGGTGTGATTGGGCGCTGTGTGGGGCTTTTGGGTGGTCTTAAACTTTTTTTAAAAGGGAATTGTTTGGAGTGTTTACAAAAAGGCGCGCAGGTTTATGCCTATCACATTGGCTCACCTCGTTCTCTTAGCATTAAGCAATATATCGCTAAACCCTCACTGATCTTTTTTGAAGGGCTAGAAACTCCAGAGCTTGCCAAAACTTTAACGGGTTATACTTTAGCTATGAGTGAAAAAGAAACCCTAAAGTATTGCCATTTAGCAGAAGGGGAGTTTTTATACTCCCAACTAATTGGATTAGAGATTGAAGAAGAGGGCACTATTTTAGGGCGGGTGGTTAGTGTAGATGATCTAGCCTCTATGGCTTATTTACGCGTACAAAGTTCTAATAAGAGTTTTTTAATTCCTTATATTGCGCGCTATATTTTGCGAGTAGATTTATCCACACAGCGCATTTATACACAAGATAGCAAAGGGCTTTTAGAAGAAAGCTAA
- a CDS encoding KH domain-containing protein, which produces MEHFSEQNPSGEEKEGFCVEKFVEAYCKKIVAYPQVLQVQSRLQGQIKEILIYTNPMDMGRVIGKDGKMVSALRTFISGVKVKDGLSYKIIVLASENPYIS; this is translated from the coding sequence ATGGAGCACTTTAGTGAGCAAAACCCCAGCGGGGAGGAAAAAGAGGGGTTTTGTGTTGAAAAATTTGTAGAGGCGTATTGTAAAAAGATCGTCGCCTACCCTCAGGTTTTACAAGTACAATCTAGGTTGCAAGGACAAATCAAAGAAATTTTAATCTACACCAATCCTATGGACATGGGACGCGTGATTGGCAAAGATGGAAAAATGGTTAGTGCTCTTAGAACTTTTATCTCAGGGGTGAAGGTAAAAGACGGGCTAAGCTATAAGATCATTGTTCTAGCTTCTGAAAACCCTTATATATCATGA
- the rpsP gene encoding 30S ribosomal protein S16, translating to MTVVRLTRIGRRKKPFYRVVVTDSRKRRDGGWIESIGYYNPLSNPKVVQINHERLDYWKGVGAKMSERVEKLSKG from the coding sequence ATGACGGTTGTTAGGCTTACACGGATTGGGCGGAGGAAAAAACCTTTTTATCGGGTTGTTGTAACAGATTCTAGAAAGCGCCGCGATGGGGGTTGGATTGAATCTATTGGGTATTATAACCCTTTGAGTAATCCCAAAGTGGTACAAATCAATCATGAAAGATTAGATTATTGGAAAGGTGTAGGGGCTAAAATGAGTGAGCGAGTAGAGAAACTCTCTAAAGGATAA